From Garra rufa chromosome 19, GarRuf1.0, whole genome shotgun sequence, the proteins below share one genomic window:
- the cmc4 gene encoding cx9C motif-containing protein 4, with amino-acid sequence MPHKDPCQKQACAIQKCLQANKYIESLCEDVIQAMRKCCEVHAGENSVCCSGFAKEHKATDTKTVV; translated from the exons ATGCCACACAAAGACCCTTGTCAAAAACAGGCTTGTGCCATTCAAAAATGTTTACAAG CCAACAAATACATTGAAAGTCTTTGTGAGGATGTGATTCAAGCCATGAGGAAGTGTTGTGAAGTCCATGCAGGGGAGAACTCTGTCTGCTGCTCTGGATTTGCCAAGGAACACAAAGCTACAGACACAAAGACAGTCGTTTAA